A region of the Thamnophis elegans isolate rThaEle1 chromosome 1, rThaEle1.pri, whole genome shotgun sequence genome:
CATCTGCCTCTTCATCTGACATGGCTGCTAACAGTGCTTTTTGTTGCTGCAAAATAATTCAACTGGgagtttaaaaaagaataaaaaaggggGGAGTCAATCCATGATCTCAGAAATGCTGTTTTACACCCCCGAAGGAGGAGGGGGCCTTGAAAGTCCAGGCAAGACCCGGCGTTGAAACCCAGCAGAAAGTCCAGGTGGGCATCGTCCCCCTCGGCAGCCCCGCCGTCGAGGTAAGCCAAGGAGGCCATCCGTCTTTCGTCCTGGCTCAGGGATAGACTCAGGGGCCTGGGTAAGGCTCCCTGCCACACCAGAAGTCAGGCGCCTGTGGGATCTCCAGCAGCCAGAGAGCACACGGAGGGCTGGTTGcaggcgggaggctctgcccgtcAGCCAGCCGGTAGTAGTGGCAGGGCCGGGTCGTAGGGCGGCGCCAGGAGGTAGAGGAAGGCGGTGGGCCGGGCACCCTCGGCTGCGATCTGGTGCAGGTTGTCCCGCTGCGGGGAGAGCAGGCAGGGTGGCGTGGAGGCCGTGTAGAGGCGGTGCAAGCAGAGCAAGGTGTGCAAGCGGCAAGGGCGGCTGGGGCAAGAGGCGGCCTCAGAGGCGTCGGCGGAAGCAGCGGCGTCGGGGGCATCCTGGGGCTCCTTGGGCTGCTCGTCAAAGCAGGCAATGTGGAGGGTGCCGTAGAGGACCTTCAGCAGCCCCTGTATGCCCGGGTGGTCATGCAGAGGGATGCAGGCGCTGGCGCAGAGCACGAAGATGCCCATGCTGAAGCGCGCCGTCTCGCAGATGTGCGTTTAGCTGACGGACAGCTTTTCCGGGGGTATGGGAAGCGGGCAATCTGCCActtgagagattgcaatggagAATTTGATGATatcccgaagctcctgcaggtgcGCAGTCTGAGCCTTTGAGAAGCCTGAGCTCATACTCACGATTCGGGAGGGTGCTCCGTTCACTGATGGCTGGCCCTGCATGTGAGACTTTGCCCAGTCGGGGGTGAGTGAAGGGTGGGCGACACAGGTAAttacgtcggggtcaccaaatgtgaagcaCCCGtgattcgcccatgaggccaatgttgagaaaagacacggacatgaGATTTCTCGGgatgagataggacaaaggcaggaggagcaatcagcttGTGATTttagacagcctgtcaaactacaattgctaatctactgctcagggaagttctgtctatatatgggcaaa
Encoded here:
- the LOC116520297 gene encoding LOW QUALITY PROTEIN: 2-aminoethanethiol dioxygenase-like (The sequence of the model RefSeq protein was modified relative to this genomic sequence to represent the inferred CDS: inserted 2 bases in 1 codon), with protein sequence THICETARFSMGIFVLCASACIPLHDHPGIQGLLKVLYGTLHIACFDEQPKEPQDAPDAAASADASEAASCPSRPCRLHTLLCLHRLYTASTPPCLLSPQRDNLHQIAAEGARPTAFLYLLAPPYDPAXCHYYRLADGQSLPPATSPPCALWLLEIPQAPDFWCGREPYPGP